One bacterium genomic window carries:
- a CDS encoding alpha/beta hydrolase, producing MNKKISVRQYGDAPFRVAVIHGGPGAPGMMAPLAKELAAVRGILEPLQRASSVEGQIEKLKAQLEAYAKFPVILIGHSWGAWLSYLIAAHYPELVSKLILVSSGPFEAEYTEGMTETRLSRLSPDEQAEARTIMSELSIPSTTNKDSLMARLGALFEKADTYDPLPLETVTVECQYEVHTKVWLEAARLRKSGVLLKLGERIQSPVIGIHGDYDPHPAVGVEKPLSAILSDFRFILLQRCGHEPWAERHARDRFFKILKQEIA from the coding sequence ATGAATAAGAAAATATCTGTTCGACAATATGGAGATGCCCCTTTTAGGGTTGCGGTCATTCATGGCGGGCCGGGAGCGCCCGGAATGATGGCTCCTCTCGCTAAAGAATTAGCTGCTGTGAGAGGTATTCTTGAGCCTCTCCAGAGAGCCTCATCAGTCGAAGGGCAAATTGAGAAGCTAAAAGCACAATTAGAAGCCTATGCGAAATTTCCGGTTATCTTAATCGGCCATTCTTGGGGGGCATGGTTAAGTTATCTAATCGCAGCGCATTATCCCGAGCTTGTAAGCAAACTCATATTGGTCTCCAGTGGACCATTCGAAGCCGAATATACGGAAGGGATGACTGAAACTCGCTTAAGCCGCCTCAGTCCAGATGAACAAGCAGAAGCGCGGACAATCATGAGCGAATTATCTATCCCATCAACAACCAACAAAGACTCACTCATGGCCAGATTAGGCGCTCTTTTTGAAAAAGCCGACACCTACGATCCTCTACCTCTCGAAACAGTAACGGTTGAATGCCAGTATGAAGTCCACACAAAGGTCTGGTTAGAAGCGGCGCGGTTAAGAAAAAGCGGGGTGCTCCTGAAGCTCGGAGAGCGCATTCAAAGCCCGGTTATTGGGATCCACGGAGACTACGATCCTCACCCGGCAGTAGGGGTAGAAAAACCATTATCCGCAATCTTAAGTGATTTCCGCTTTATCTTACTTCAGCGCTGCGGACATGAGCCTTGGGCAGAAAGGCATGCCAGGGATCGCTTCTTCAAAAT